Proteins encoded by one window of Calidithermus timidus DSM 17022:
- a CDS encoding glycogen synthase — protein MRVAFVASEAFPFAKVGGLADVVGSLPQALKRRGLEPTIFLPWYWGIDGYYVGEAWFNFAGGREKAGIGHAEHEGVRYVLVGLPEFARERPYGYDDDFRRFLKFQMAVAEMLRDFDVVHAHDWQAALLPLLRKLGYFGGRTVYTIHNLAYQGVWGSQDFYAWSGLPGETYYGAGLEHNNAVNLMKCGIVNADRVTTVSPSYAQEIRSPEFGEGLDGVLRAQEWKLRGILNGLDTAYWNPRDDRYLPHHYDSSDLSGKWKVRAELLAEHGLEDRPTLGVVSRFVHQKGIDAILDALPGLMDMGVNLMVLGSGDPYLERSFTWAAQHHRGRVVYVQGFNEPLAHRIYAGCDGFLMPSRFEPCGLAQMIAMRYGTPPIVRAVGGLKDTVQHWETGFLFAHADAGGVLYGVSEFLKHPDRLAVARNGMLRDFSWDGPAQDYIELYSSM, from the coding sequence ATGCGTGTAGCCTTCGTGGCATCCGAGGCCTTCCCCTTTGCCAAGGTGGGTGGTTTGGCCGACGTGGTGGGCAGCTTGCCGCAAGCGCTCAAGCGGCGGGGCCTCGAGCCCACCATTTTTCTACCGTGGTATTGGGGCATCGACGGCTACTATGTGGGCGAGGCCTGGTTCAACTTCGCCGGGGGGCGCGAGAAGGCAGGCATCGGGCACGCCGAGCACGAGGGGGTGCGCTACGTGCTGGTGGGCCTGCCCGAGTTCGCCCGCGAAAGGCCCTACGGCTACGACGACGACTTTCGTCGCTTCCTCAAGTTCCAGATGGCAGTGGCCGAGATGCTGCGAGACTTCGACGTCGTGCACGCCCACGACTGGCAGGCTGCGCTGCTGCCGCTGTTGCGCAAGCTGGGCTACTTCGGCGGGCGCACGGTCTACACCATCCACAACCTGGCCTATCAGGGCGTTTGGGGTTCGCAGGACTTCTACGCCTGGAGCGGGCTTCCCGGCGAGACCTATTACGGGGCGGGCCTCGAGCACAACAACGCGGTCAACCTGATGAAATGCGGCATCGTCAACGCCGACCGGGTAACCACCGTCTCGCCCAGCTACGCCCAGGAGATCCGTTCGCCCGAGTTCGGGGAGGGCCTCGACGGGGTGCTGCGCGCGCAGGAATGGAAGCTCAGGGGTATCCTCAACGGCCTGGACACCGCCTACTGGAACCCCCGCGACGACCGCTACCTGCCGCACCACTACGACAGCAGCGACCTGAGCGGCAAGTGGAAGGTCCGGGCCGAGCTGCTGGCAGAGCATGGCCTCGAGGACCGCCCCACCCTGGGCGTGGTGTCACGCTTTGTCCACCAGAAGGGCATTGATGCGATCCTCGATGCCCTGCCCGGCCTGATGGATATGGGGGTCAACCTGATGGTCCTGGGCAGCGGCGACCCCTACCTCGAGCGCAGCTTCACCTGGGCTGCCCAGCACCATAGGGGCCGGGTGGTCTACGTCCAGGGCTTCAACGAGCCATTAGCCCACCGCATCTACGCTGGCTGCGACGGCTTCTTGATGCCCTCGCGCTTCGAACCGTGTGGCCTGGCCCAGATGATCGCCATGCGCTACGGCACCCCGCCCATCGTGCGGGCGGTGGGTGGCCTCAAGGACACCGTGCAGCACTGGGAAACCGGCTTCCTCTTCGCCCACGCCGATGCCGGAGGGGTGCTGTATGGGGTGAGCGAGTTCCTCAAACACCCCGACCGCCTGGCAGTGGCGCGAAACGGAATGCTGCGCGACTTCTCCTGGGATGGTCCGGCGCAGGACTACATCGAGTTGTACAGCTCGATGTAG
- a CDS encoding gamma-glutamylcyclotransferase family protein, translating to MSQPPSPVAVFVYGTLKQGQRNFGVSRQAGWVRSEPAWLEGFALYHLPKASERPYSYPAIVAGEGRVWGEVQYFADLEAALITLDALEDAGREYERVQVEARRPNGGAVRVWTYVYPSLEAVRRVGGVWLPQGDWAEPA from the coding sequence ATGTCACAGCCGCCTTCTCCCGTCGCAGTTTTCGTCTACGGCACCCTCAAGCAGGGGCAGCGCAACTTTGGGGTTTCCCGGCAGGCCGGGTGGGTGCGTTCGGAACCGGCCTGGCTCGAGGGCTTTGCGCTTTATCACCTGCCCAAGGCTTCCGAGCGCCCCTACAGCTACCCGGCCATCGTGGCGGGGGAGGGCCGGGTGTGGGGTGAGGTGCAGTATTTCGCCGACCTCGAGGCCGCCCTGATCACCCTGGATGCGCTCGAGGATGCCGGGCGGGAATACGAGCGCGTCCAGGTGGAAGCCCGACGCCCGAACGGCGGGGCAGTGCGGGTGTGGACTTATGTGTACCCCAGCCTCGAGGCCGTCCGGCGGGTGGGTGGGGTCTGGTTGCCTCAGGGCGATTGGGCCGAGCCGGCTTGA
- a CDS encoding carboxypeptidase-like regulatory domain-containing protein, translated as MSRRSVFVLLGGVGLLLVFVLTRPQPQPAVVPALFEPSAGSLLDSPSVTLVGSAQPNSLVEIWIDGLKASLIASDDAGRWSSEVNLGGPGDHLLQLKAVDADRKVLAEGEELSLGVRGAPLSSTGTTITAPADGSTLDSGIGVFSGSGPVGMTVAVLVEERVVGRVPVRANGRWTFAYDFRQAGEYNVRARAIDLQQNILSESSIVRVTVPEASAERAGCPCTLRLSTNAPEATFTLRRESGEVVSSRSSPYAAFTNLPAGSYRYTVEAPGFQSYEGTAKIPDNRVLSVWLEASP; from the coding sequence ATGTCACGGCGAAGCGTCTTCGTGCTGTTGGGTGGAGTGGGGCTCCTGCTGGTCTTCGTGCTGACCCGACCCCAACCCCAACCCGCGGTCGTTCCGGCCCTGTTCGAGCCCTCTGCCGGAAGCCTGCTGGACTCCCCCAGCGTCACGCTGGTCGGAAGCGCCCAGCCCAACAGCCTGGTCGAGATCTGGATCGATGGGCTCAAAGCCAGCCTGATCGCCAGTGACGACGCCGGGCGCTGGAGCAGCGAGGTCAACTTGGGCGGTCCCGGCGATCACCTCCTTCAGCTCAAGGCGGTTGATGCCGATCGCAAGGTGCTGGCCGAGGGCGAGGAGTTGAGCCTGGGCGTAAGAGGAGCGCCGCTCTCGAGTACCGGAACCACCATCACCGCCCCCGCCGATGGCAGCACCCTGGACAGTGGCATCGGGGTGTTCAGCGGCAGCGGGCCGGTGGGCATGACGGTGGCGGTATTGGTGGAGGAGAGGGTGGTGGGTCGGGTTCCCGTGCGGGCTAACGGGCGCTGGACCTTCGCCTACGATTTCCGCCAGGCCGGGGAGTACAACGTGCGAGCGAGGGCCATCGACCTGCAGCAGAACATCCTCAGCGAGAGCAGTATCGTGCGGGTCACGGTGCCCGAAGCCAGCGCCGAGCGTGCGGGATGTCCGTGCACCCTACGCCTGTCCACCAATGCCCCCGAGGCCACCTTCACCTTGCGACGGGAAAGCGGGGAAGTGGTCTCGAGCCGCTCGTCCCCCTACGCGGCCTTCACCAACCTGCCTGCGGGCAGCTACCGCTACACCGTCGAAGCCCCCGGCTTCCAGAGCTACGAGGGCACCGCTAAGATCCCGGACAACCGCGTGCTCTCGGTGTGGCTCGAGGCATCGCCGTGA
- the glyA gene encoding serine hydroxymethyltransferase: MIQSPETPARDDVLFDLIAKEEARQREGLELIASENFTSRAVREATGSVLTNKYAEGYPGKRYYGGCEVIDEIEALAIERAKQLFGAAWANVQPHSGSSANLAVYYALLEKGDTVMGMALDQGGHLTHGSPVNFSGLNYRVIGYPVDPQTEYIDYDVVRKLALEHRPRLIIAGASAYSRIIDFEKFRAIADEVGAYLMADIAHIAGLVAAGLHPSPIPYAHVVTSTTHKTLRGPRSGLILSNDAEIGAKIDKMIFPGLQGGPLEHVIAAKAVAFWEALQPSFKDYARRIIDNAQALAKSFIERGYRVVSGGTDNHLFVLDLRPQGIKGNKASSILDKVNITVSKSTVPYDPEKPWVTSGIRIGTPAITTRNFTAEEMPLIAAFIDEALTQGPSEELRERVRAFASAHPMP; the protein is encoded by the coding sequence GTGATTCAGTCGCCCGAAACCCCCGCCCGTGACGACGTGCTCTTCGATTTGATCGCCAAAGAGGAAGCCCGCCAGCGCGAGGGCCTCGAGCTCATCGCCAGCGAGAACTTCACCTCCCGCGCCGTGCGCGAAGCCACCGGGAGCGTGCTGACCAACAAATACGCCGAGGGCTACCCCGGCAAGCGCTACTACGGCGGCTGCGAGGTGATCGATGAGATCGAGGCTTTGGCCATCGAGCGGGCCAAGCAGCTTTTCGGCGCAGCCTGGGCCAACGTGCAACCGCACTCAGGCTCTTCGGCTAACCTCGCCGTGTACTACGCCCTGCTGGAGAAGGGCGATACCGTCATGGGCATGGCCCTCGACCAGGGGGGGCACCTCACCCACGGTTCGCCCGTCAACTTCTCCGGGCTCAACTACCGCGTCATCGGCTACCCCGTGGACCCCCAGACCGAGTACATCGACTACGACGTCGTGCGCAAGCTCGCCCTCGAGCACAGGCCCAGGCTGATCATCGCCGGAGCTAGCGCCTACAGCCGCATCATCGACTTCGAGAAGTTCCGCGCCATCGCCGACGAGGTGGGAGCCTACCTGATGGCCGACATCGCCCACATCGCCGGGCTGGTGGCTGCGGGGCTGCACCCCTCGCCCATCCCTTACGCCCACGTGGTGACCTCCACCACCCACAAGACCCTGCGCGGGCCGCGCTCGGGGCTAATCCTCTCCAACGACGCGGAGATCGGGGCCAAGATCGACAAGATGATCTTTCCCGGCCTCCAGGGGGGGCCGCTCGAGCACGTGATCGCGGCCAAGGCGGTGGCCTTCTGGGAGGCGCTGCAACCCTCCTTCAAGGACTATGCCCGCCGCATCATCGACAACGCCCAGGCCCTGGCCAAGAGCTTCATCGAGCGTGGTTACCGGGTGGTCTCGGGGGGCACCGATAACCACCTCTTCGTGCTCGACCTGCGCCCGCAGGGCATCAAGGGCAACAAGGCCTCCAGCATCCTCGACAAGGTCAACATCACCGTCTCCAAGAGCACTGTGCCCTACGACCCCGAGAAGCCCTGGGTGACCTCGGGTATCCGTATCGGCACCCCGGCCATCACCACCCGCAACTTCACCGCTGAGGAGATGCCCCTCATCGCCGCCTTCATCGATGAGGCCCTCACCCAAGGCCCCAGCGAGGAACTGCGCGAGCGGGTGCGGGCTTTCGCCTCGGCCCACCCGATGCCCTAG
- a CDS encoding 5-formyltetrahydrofolate cyclo-ligase: protein MTAGQLREQVWNSLSQRRAAVYPTPPHGHHPNFVGANRAAERLMGLEVFLEAEVFLAGPDQVLKPLREAILKSGRRLVMPHPDKVGHYLLLEGVQPALLKRVRDITRYGKPVQLEQTPIDLVLVGCVAVDRKFGWIGKGYGFPPKHLPIAAPWATLAHPMMLMEELYAEPERHVDLIATPLEVLRR, encoded by the coding sequence GTGACCGCAGGCCAGCTACGCGAGCAAGTCTGGAACAGCCTTTCCCAGCGCAGGGCTGCCGTCTATCCCACCCCGCCGCACGGGCATCACCCCAACTTCGTAGGCGCGAACAGGGCAGCCGAGCGGCTCATGGGCCTCGAGGTCTTCCTCGAAGCCGAAGTGTTCCTGGCCGGGCCCGACCAGGTACTCAAGCCCCTGCGCGAGGCCATCCTCAAATCGGGCAGGCGGCTGGTGATGCCCCACCCCGACAAGGTCGGGCACTATCTGCTGCTGGAAGGGGTGCAGCCTGCACTGCTCAAGCGCGTGCGGGACATCACCCGCTACGGCAAGCCGGTTCAGCTCGAGCAGACCCCAATAGACCTGGTGCTCGTAGGCTGCGTAGCGGTAGACCGTAAGTTCGGCTGGATCGGCAAAGGCTACGGTTTCCCTCCCAAGCACCTGCCGATCGCCGCTCCCTGGGCCACCCTGGCCCACCCCATGATGCTGATGGAGGAGCTCTACGCCGAGCCCGAGCGGCACGTGGATCTCATCGCCACGCCGCTCGAGGTGCTGCGGCGGTGA
- a CDS encoding FUN14 domain-containing protein, with protein sequence MDWIQPYIGQISFGGIAGFATGYALNKVGKFVAVAFGIIFVVVQVLASMGYISVDWTRIQRDVEPLFQQEQLRGAWERLVAVLTTNLPFGGAFVAGLILGLRRG encoded by the coding sequence GTGGATTGGATACAACCCTACATCGGCCAGATCAGTTTTGGCGGCATTGCGGGCTTTGCCACCGGCTACGCCCTCAACAAGGTGGGCAAATTTGTGGCGGTGGCCTTTGGGATCATTTTCGTCGTGGTGCAGGTGCTGGCTTCGATGGGCTACATCAGCGTAGACTGGACCCGCATACAGCGCGATGTGGAGCCACTGTTTCAGCAGGAGCAACTCAGGGGAGCCTGGGAACGTCTAGTGGCCGTTCTGACCACCAACCTGCCCTTCGGGGGGGCTTTCGTGGCCGGGCTGATCCTCGGGTTGCGCAGGGGGTAA
- a CDS encoding diguanylate cyclase, with amino-acid sequence MISPQLDPLTGALSRAELFPALEATLSEAELTGDETALLILDLDHFKSINDTFGHARGDAILRELVERIQGAIRAGDRLFRYGGDEFVLLLPGTDHAQAALLAERLLNVVQSRPFAGDPPLSLTLSIGLATSRAGADTPEALFERADQYLLAAKRQGRARLAEAEGEGEIQQTRWLEREAAQLGLQHFLRTLPQHRRGLLRVLGPSGAGHTRFLEEAQRHARLLGYRTFWLTGRRAYATHPYGALLDGVGLELTEAVIQRGSPALRALEGPLLWLVDRPGELDVASRKVIAELLSEPQGPVMGLAVGGDGIEWPVPALVEEVELRALSLESARVLLRSRLRWEAPEDLVRWLWQETGGWPRPLLERLEQAEHSGVLRVHSKGYSLSPDYAQKLREAPAPPLPAPGLPIPRHSLIGRDRELLELKQLLRDRRLVTLVAQGGMGKTHLAMQAALEVAHLYRDGAHFISLTGLDEAEGLPSRLIQEFGLKSSGNPQESLVQHFAGRQVLWVLDNFEQLLEAGEFLRALLQALPELTLLVTSRERLGLPEEWVLPLEGLALPEGEGDSAAMRLLLQAIRRVNPNLRLSPAELEAARRICRAVEGLPLGLELAAAWVKVLSLGEIAEGVEKSLGFLSSPQGDESRPERHRSLRAVFESSWQLLHPEEQQVLASLTLFRGGFDREGAAQVAGASVSGLLGLVNLSLVQRDPHHSGRYQMHELLRQFAHEKLSPEALERSLAAHAEYFWSLAQRAEAALQGPEQSRWVRRIELEFDNLRLAFSTMQRLGWATQGQQMATWLSHCYAWHGFYREIAHWHRVFLEMPHQVPTAVRARTQQSLALQLKNLGQWEQSMATLEQSLQASRALQDPWLLAEALHMQGLLLRESGEFARALAAFEESLALKQAIGDRYGEATTLNDIGIVYGLQGQDRTASTYFLRSLEIKREIGDEKGVAYALGNLALVSEDHEEALRWLYESLEIKRRLKDQQGIANALVNIAGHLLKTTGPLEAWPLLVESLRLFHQMGQVASLALVLVSCVQALLALHLPAQALQIAAAVGRWDQEHSAKLPPGTRRALEEHLQKAREALGADAEAIYQQAKANSLEQGYQSVLEVQLPFGQ; translated from the coding sequence ATGATCTCGCCACAGCTCGACCCTCTGACGGGAGCGCTGAGCCGGGCTGAGCTGTTCCCCGCCCTCGAGGCCACCCTCAGCGAAGCGGAGCTCACCGGCGACGAGACCGCCCTGTTGATCCTGGACCTCGACCACTTCAAGAGCATCAACGACACCTTCGGCCACGCCCGCGGCGACGCCATCCTGCGGGAGCTGGTCGAGCGCATCCAGGGCGCGATCCGCGCAGGCGACCGACTGTTTCGCTACGGCGGCGATGAGTTCGTGTTGCTGCTGCCGGGCACCGACCACGCCCAGGCTGCCCTGCTGGCCGAGCGGCTCTTAAATGTGGTCCAGTCGCGGCCCTTCGCAGGCGACCCCCCCTTGTCACTGACCCTGAGCATCGGGCTGGCGACCAGCCGGGCCGGCGCCGATACCCCCGAAGCACTCTTCGAGCGGGCCGACCAGTACCTGCTCGCGGCCAAACGGCAGGGGCGTGCCCGGTTGGCCGAGGCCGAGGGCGAAGGTGAAATCCAGCAGACCCGCTGGCTCGAGCGCGAAGCCGCCCAGCTTGGCCTGCAGCACTTCCTGCGCACCCTGCCCCAGCATCGGCGGGGCTTGCTGCGCGTGCTGGGTCCCAGTGGGGCAGGGCACACCCGCTTCCTCGAGGAGGCCCAACGCCACGCCCGGCTGCTGGGCTACCGGACCTTCTGGCTCACGGGCCGCCGGGCCTACGCCACCCATCCCTATGGGGCACTGCTCGACGGCGTGGGCCTCGAGCTGACCGAAGCGGTAATCCAGCGGGGCAGCCCCGCCCTGAGGGCGCTGGAGGGTCCCCTGCTGTGGCTGGTGGACCGGCCGGGTGAGCTGGACGTGGCCAGCCGTAAGGTGATCGCCGAGTTGCTGAGCGAGCCTCAGGGGCCGGTGATGGGCCTGGCCGTCGGGGGGGATGGCATCGAGTGGCCCGTGCCCGCGCTGGTCGAGGAGGTGGAGCTGAGAGCCCTCTCGCTCGAGTCGGCCCGCGTCCTGCTGCGCAGCCGATTGCGCTGGGAAGCCCCGGAGGACTTGGTGCGGTGGCTGTGGCAGGAAACGGGGGGCTGGCCCCGACCCCTGCTGGAGCGGCTGGAGCAAGCCGAGCACAGCGGGGTTCTGCGAGTGCACAGCAAAGGCTACAGCCTCAGCCCCGACTACGCCCAAAAGCTCAGAGAGGCCCCGGCCCCGCCCCTGCCCGCGCCGGGCCTCCCCATCCCCAGGCATAGCCTCATCGGGCGCGACCGCGAGTTGCTGGAGCTCAAGCAGCTCTTGCGCGATCGCCGCCTGGTGACGCTGGTGGCCCAAGGGGGCATGGGCAAGACCCACCTCGCCATGCAGGCCGCGCTCGAGGTAGCCCATCTCTACCGCGACGGGGCCCACTTCATCTCCTTGACCGGCCTGGATGAAGCCGAGGGGTTGCCAAGCCGTCTCATCCAGGAATTCGGGCTCAAAAGCTCCGGCAATCCCCAGGAAAGCTTGGTGCAGCACTTCGCAGGTCGCCAGGTGCTGTGGGTGCTGGACAACTTCGAGCAGCTGCTCGAGGCCGGCGAGTTCCTGCGCGCCCTGCTGCAGGCCCTGCCCGAACTCACGCTGCTGGTGACCTCGCGCGAGCGGCTGGGGCTACCCGAGGAGTGGGTGCTGCCGCTGGAGGGGCTGGCGCTGCCCGAGGGTGAGGGGGACTCGGCGGCCATGCGGCTGCTGCTGCAGGCCATCCGGCGGGTCAACCCCAACCTGCGCCTGAGCCCCGCCGAGCTCGAGGCTGCCCGCCGCATCTGTCGGGCGGTGGAGGGCCTGCCGCTGGGGCTGGAGCTAGCCGCGGCCTGGGTCAAGGTGCTCAGTCTGGGCGAGATCGCCGAGGGGGTCGAGAAAAGCCTGGGCTTCCTGAGTTCGCCCCAGGGCGACGAAAGCCGCCCCGAACGCCACCGCTCGCTGCGGGCGGTGTTCGAGTCGTCGTGGCAACTGCTGCACCCTGAGGAGCAGCAGGTCCTGGCAAGCTTGACGCTCTTCCGGGGTGGCTTCGACCGTGAGGGCGCCGCCCAGGTAGCCGGAGCCTCGGTCTCGGGCCTGCTAGGGCTGGTCAACCTCTCGCTCGTGCAACGCGACCCCCACCACAGTGGGCGCTACCAGATGCACGAGTTGCTGCGGCAGTTTGCCCACGAAAAGCTCTCCCCCGAAGCCCTCGAGCGCAGCCTGGCCGCTCACGCCGAGTACTTCTGGAGCTTGGCGCAGCGGGCCGAGGCCGCCTTACAAGGCCCCGAGCAAAGCCGCTGGGTGCGGCGCATTGAACTCGAGTTCGACAACTTGCGGCTGGCTTTCTCCACCATGCAGCGCCTGGGCTGGGCCACCCAGGGCCAACAGATGGCCACCTGGCTCAGCCATTGCTACGCCTGGCACGGCTTCTACCGCGAAATCGCCCACTGGCACCGGGTCTTCCTGGAGATGCCTCATCAGGTACCCACGGCGGTGCGGGCCAGAACCCAACAGTCGCTGGCCCTTCAGCTCAAGAACCTGGGGCAGTGGGAGCAGAGCATGGCCACGCTGGAGCAAAGCCTCCAGGCCAGCCGTGCCCTGCAAGACCCCTGGTTGCTGGCCGAGGCTCTGCACATGCAGGGGCTGCTGCTGCGCGAATCGGGCGAGTTCGCACGGGCGTTGGCAGCGTTTGAGGAGTCGCTAGCCCTCAAGCAAGCAATTGGCGATCGCTACGGCGAGGCCACCACCCTCAACGACATCGGCATCGTCTACGGGTTGCAAGGACAGGACCGGACGGCCAGCACCTACTTCTTGCGCAGCCTCGAGATCAAGCGGGAAATCGGCGATGAGAAGGGCGTAGCCTACGCTCTGGGAAACTTGGCACTGGTCAGCGAAGACCACGAGGAGGCCCTGCGCTGGCTGTACGAGAGCCTGGAGATCAAACGACGCCTCAAGGATCAGCAAGGCATCGCCAATGCCCTCGTCAACATCGCTGGCCATCTGCTCAAAACCACAGGCCCCCTCGAGGCCTGGCCGCTGCTGGTGGAGAGCCTGCGCCTGTTCCACCAGATGGGACAGGTGGCCTCGCTGGCCCTGGTGCTCGTAAGCTGCGTACAAGCCTTGCTGGCCCTGCACCTACCGGCTCAGGCCCTGCAAATCGCGGCTGCGGTGGGACGGTGGGATCAGGAGCACTCGGCCAAACTACCCCCGGGAACCCGCCGGGCCCTCGAGGAGCACCTGCAAAAGGCCAGGGAAGCTCTAGGAGCAGACGCCGAGGCGATCTACCAGCAGGCTAAAGCCAACAGCCTCGAGCAAGGCTACCAGAGCGTGCTCGAGGTGCAGCTTCCCTTTGGCCAATAG
- a CDS encoding HD domain-containing protein, with protein MAIYMVYDDALRLMQQWTSSESLRRHMMAVEAAMRAYARYFGEDEEKWAITGILHDFDYEKEPETHPYKGVELLRKMGYSPEICEAILGHADVPEHPRTTLMAKALFAVDELTGLITAAVYVRPDRSILGLELGSLKKKFKDKAFAARVDREGIVRAAEELGVDLDTHMRFVLEAMKADAQRLGLAGN; from the coding sequence ATGGCGATCTACATGGTCTACGACGACGCGCTGAGGCTGATGCAGCAGTGGACATCCTCCGAGAGCCTGCGCCGTCACATGATGGCGGTGGAGGCGGCCATGCGGGCTTATGCCCGGTACTTCGGCGAGGACGAGGAGAAGTGGGCCATCACCGGTATCCTGCACGACTTCGACTACGAGAAGGAGCCCGAGACCCATCCCTACAAGGGGGTCGAACTGCTGCGCAAGATGGGCTATTCCCCCGAGATCTGCGAGGCCATTTTGGGCCACGCCGACGTGCCCGAGCACCCCCGCACCACCCTCATGGCCAAAGCGCTGTTCGCCGTGGATGAGCTCACCGGCCTGATCACCGCTGCCGTCTACGTGCGCCCCGACAGGAGCATCCTGGGCCTCGAGCTCGGCAGCCTCAAGAAGAAGTTCAAGGACAAAGCCTTCGCCGCCCGCGTAGACCGCGAGGGCATCGTGCGCGCAGCCGAGGAACTGGGCGTGGACCTCGACACCCACATGCGCTTTGTCCTCGAGGCCATGAAGGCCGATGCCCAGCGGTTGGGCTTAGCAGGCAACTAA
- the ispF gene encoding 2-C-methyl-D-erythritol 2,4-cyclodiphosphate synthase, which yields MRIGFGEDAHRLEPGRALWLGGVHIPSERGALAHSDGDVILHALCDALLSACALGDIGVLFPDTDAQWKNLQSRVILEAVLERVARAGYRVSQVSGVVTLDRPKLGPHRAAIQAHLAELLSLPEERVGLTFKTSEGLAPDHVQARCVALLEAL from the coding sequence ATGCGAATTGGCTTTGGCGAAGACGCTCACCGCCTCGAGCCCGGTCGCGCCCTCTGGCTGGGCGGCGTGCACATCCCCTCCGAACGTGGCGCGCTGGCCCACTCCGACGGCGACGTGATCCTGCATGCCCTGTGCGACGCGCTGCTCTCGGCCTGTGCCCTGGGCGACATCGGCGTCCTCTTCCCCGACACCGACGCGCAGTGGAAGAACCTGCAAAGCCGGGTGATCCTGGAAGCGGTGCTGGAGCGGGTGGCTCGAGCGGGCTACCGCGTGAGCCAAGTCAGCGGGGTGGTCACCCTCGATCGGCCCAAGCTCGGTCCCCACCGCGCTGCCATCCAGGCCCACCTGGCCGAGCTGCTGTCGCTGCCCGAAGAACGGGTGGGGCTGACCTTCAAGACCTCCGAGGGCTTGGCCCCCGATCACGTCCAGGCCCGCTGCGTGGCCTTGCTCGAGGCGCTGTGA
- a CDS encoding trimeric intracellular cation channel family protein — protein MNPWQVLEWLGWLGTLAFAASGALMGVQKRFDLVGVLVLAGVTAVGGGSIRDIVVGSLPPQAFRHEAVLWVVFAVSLLVWRFYRRVERLERPIYYLDTLGLGIFAALGAERGFTFGLGFWGCVFAGTVSGVGGGVLRDLLTGQIPGIFYRNRDLYATAAAAGAALVYAIYRFLPDLAALALVLGALTTIALRLSSRWLGLRLPMPRIGS, from the coding sequence GTGAACCCCTGGCAGGTACTGGAATGGCTGGGCTGGCTGGGCACGCTGGCCTTCGCGGCCTCGGGCGCGCTGATGGGCGTGCAAAAGCGCTTCGATCTGGTGGGCGTGCTGGTGCTGGCCGGGGTTACAGCGGTGGGTGGAGGCTCGATCCGTGACATCGTGGTAGGCTCGCTACCCCCCCAGGCTTTCCGCCACGAGGCAGTGCTGTGGGTGGTGTTCGCGGTCTCGTTGCTGGTGTGGCGCTTTTATCGCCGGGTGGAGCGGCTCGAGCGCCCCATCTACTACCTCGACACCCTGGGGCTGGGCATCTTCGCGGCGCTGGGCGCCGAGCGCGGCTTCACCTTCGGGCTGGGCTTCTGGGGCTGCGTGTTCGCCGGGACGGTTTCGGGGGTGGGCGGTGGCGTGCTGCGCGATCTGCTCACCGGGCAAATCCCTGGCATCTTCTACCGCAACCGCGACCTCTACGCCACCGCCGCCGCCGCAGGAGCCGCACTGGTCTACGCGATCTACCGCTTCCTACCCGACCTGGCCGCCTTAGCCCTGGTGCTGGGCGCCCTCACCACCATCGCCCTGCGCCTGTCGAGCCGCTGGCTGGGGCTGAGGCTGCCCATGCCCAGGATCGGAAGCTAG
- a CDS encoding tetratricopeptide repeat protein, translating to MKRWVVLGIGMWMLGVVLAQTPAAVEKMIDEGKLQAAYSEALKLGNAGYVLAAKAASYYAGYQAADKERGSWYDKAEEAAKKAIQADPDNPEAYFELARAHGRLAQFRGILESLNLASSVRDNLNKALKLNPNHAGAKVALALWHLELTQKGVGWLYGANMGQVVPLFEEAIKLEPQTIIHRVEYATALARMNRKAEAVKQLEFALSLPAKTYADQKDQERAKKQLEELK from the coding sequence ATGAAACGATGGGTCGTGCTTGGTATCGGTATGTGGATGCTGGGGGTGGTCCTGGCTCAGACCCCCGCAGCCGTGGAGAAGATGATCGACGAGGGCAAGCTGCAAGCAGCCTATAGCGAAGCCCTCAAGCTGGGCAATGCGGGCTACGTACTGGCGGCGAAGGCCGCGAGTTACTATGCCGGATACCAGGCTGCCGACAAGGAGAGGGGTTCATGGTACGACAAGGCCGAGGAGGCGGCCAAGAAGGCCATTCAGGCCGACCCCGATAACCCCGAGGCCTATTTCGAACTGGCGCGTGCCCATGGCCGCTTGGCCCAGTTCCGCGGCATCCTGGAAAGCCTCAACCTGGCCTCGAGCGTGCGCGACAACCTCAACAAGGCCCTCAAGCTCAACCCCAATCACGCCGGAGCCAAGGTAGCCCTCGCCCTGTGGCACCTCGAACTGACCCAGAAGGGCGTGGGCTGGCTCTACGGTGCCAACATGGGGCAGGTGGTGCCCCTGTTCGAGGAGGCCATCAAGCTCGAGCCCCAGACCATCATCCACCGCGTGGAGTACGCCACCGCGCTGGCCCGGATGAACCGCAAGGCCGAGGCCGTCAAGCAGCTCGAGTTTGCCCTCTCCCTTCCGGCCAAGACCTATGCCGACCAGAAGGATCAGGAGCGGGCCAAGAAGCAGCTCGAGGAGCTAAAATAG